The following are encoded together in the Citrus sinensis cultivar Valencia sweet orange chromosome 1, DVS_A1.0, whole genome shotgun sequence genome:
- the LOC102613114 gene encoding late embryogenesis abundant protein D-29, with product MDLKEQSRRRLFCGGLGLALLLMMSVGVSRCGCAEEGGVNQKDQATESWTDWAKDKISEGLRLKGSEDSLNSAAAPDKASESAKAAKDKVQDVASEVGAEKAKETKDAMYKSSEKASDITKKAADKAGDVKDAATEKASEATDAAKEKAGEIKDKAKETEERAGQKKEEHASWAKEKAKQGFEAAKTKAEETLEAAKRTSQEIKDNLAGAAPTGTRDDEL from the exons atggatttgaaGGAGCAAAGTAGGCGTCGGTTATTCTGTGGTGGTTTGGGATTGGCATTGCTACTGATGATGAGTGTTGGCGTTAGCCGTTGCGGTTGCGCAGAGGAAGGTGGTGTAAACCAGAAGGATCAGGCAACAGAGTCGTGGACCGATTGGGCCAAGGATAAGATTTCTGAAGGACTCCGTCTCAAGGGCTCTGAAGACTCACTTAATTCCGCTGCTGCGCCTGACAAAGCTTCCGAATCTGCTAAAGCCGCCAAAGACAAAGTTCAAGACGTTGCTTCAG AAGTTGGTGCGGAGAAAGCCAAAGAAACGAAGGACGCCATGTACAAGTCATCGGAGAAGGCGAGTGATATCACGAAAAAAGCTGCAGACAAGGCTGGTGACGTTAAAGATGCGGCAACCGAGAAAGCTAGTGAAGCAACCGATGCTGCTAAGGAGAAGGCTGGTGAGATTAAAGACAAGGCAAAGGAGACTGAAGAAAGGGCGGGTCAGAAGAAAGAGGAGCATGCAAGCTGGGCCAAGGAGAAAGCGAAACAAGGGTTTGAAGCTGCCAAAACCAAAGCCGAGGAAACCCTTGAGGCTGCTAAGCGTACATCACAAGAGATCAAAGACAATTTAGCTGGTGCCGCCCCTACTGGTACCCGTGATGACGAGCTTTGA
- the LOC102612608 gene encoding uncharacterized protein LOC102612608, with protein MATKKFIAICQSGGEFVTNKDGSLSYNGGEAYAIDIDEETEFSGFKSEVAEMFNCSADTMSIKYFLPGNKKTLISISKDKDFKRMLNFLGDTATVDVFIQSEEAARNISNMPASRSSRTTVSEAVVPVVAPADAVVDMSNIDHIVDRIGLDISFDPASALPAGDDQHRKAAQQWENTITGVDQRFSSFSEFREALHKYSIAHGFAYRYKKNDSHRVTVKCKCQGCPWRIYASRLSTTQLVCIKKMNSKHTCEGASVKAGYRATRGWVGNIIKEKLKASPNYKPKDIADDIKREYGIQLNYSQAWRAKEIAREQLQGSYKDSYTLLPFFCEKIKETNPGSVVTFTTKEDSSFHRLFVSFHASISGFQQGCRPLLFLDTTPLNSKYQGTLLTATSADGDDGIFPVAFAVVDAETEDNWHWFLQELKSAVSTSQQITFIADFQNGLNKSLAEVFDNCYHSYCLRHLAEKLNRDIKGQFSHEARRFMINDLYAAAYAPKFEGFQCSIESIKGISPDAYDWVTQSEPEHWANTYFPGARYDHMTSNFGQQFYSWVSEAHELPITHMVDVLRGKMMETIYTRRVESNQWLTKLTPSKEDKLQKETAIARSFQVLHLQSSTFEVRGESADIVDVDRWDCTCKTWHLTGLPCCHAIAVLEWIGRSPYDYCSKYFTTESYRMTYSESIQPVPNVDRPILDESTQELVTVTPPPTRRPPGRPKMKQPESAEIIKRSLQCSKCKGLGHNKKTCKDS; from the exons ATGGCCACAAAGAAATTTATTGCTATATGTCAATCGGGTGGTGAGTTTGTAACTAATAAAGACGGATCATTGTCTTATAATGGAGGCGAGGCCTATGCAATAGACATTGATGAGGAAACAGAGTTCAGTGGATTCAAGTCAGAAGTAGCTGAAATGTTTAACTGTAGTGCCGATACCATGTCTATTAAGTACTTTCTTCCAGGGAACAAAAAGACCCTTATCAGTATCTCCAAAGACAAGGATTTTAAGCGCATGCTTAATTTTCTTGGGGACACTGCAACAGTTGATGTGTTCATCCAGTCTGAGGAAGCTGCCCGAAACATCTCTAACATGCCTGCTAGTAG GTCGAGCAGGACAACTGTGTCGGAAGCTGTGGTCCCTGTTGTTGCCCCTGCTGATGCTGTAGTTGATATGAGCAATATTGATCATATTGTTGATCGAATTGGCCTGGACATATCTTTTGACCCTGCATCTGCTCTTCCTGCTGGTGATGACCAGCATCGTAAAGCTGCACAACAGTGGGAAAACACCATCACTGGCGTGGACCAAAGGTTTAGCAGCTTTAGTGAATTCCGAGAAGCATTGCATAAATACTCAATTGCGCATGGGTTCGCTTACagatacaagaaaaatgacagTCATCGCGTTACTGTGAAATGCAAGTGCCAAGGTTGTCCTTGGCGGATATATGCATCGAGATTATCAACCACCCAGCTAGTTTGTATCAAGAAAATGAACTCAAAACACACATGCGAAGGGGCTTCTGTGAAAGCTGGCTATCGGGCAACTAGAGGTTGGGTGGGAAATATTATAAAGGAGAAGCTGAAAGCATCCCCAAATTACAAGCCAAAGGACATTGCAGACGATATCAAAAGAGAGTATGggattcaattaaattattctcaGGCATGGCGTGCTAAGGAGATAGCAAGAGAGCAGCTCCAGGGCTCCTATAAGGACTCGTATACTCTGTTGCCATTTTTCTGTGAGAAGATAAAGGAGACCAATCCTGGCAGTGTTGttactttcaccacaaaaGAAGACTCAAGCTTCCACCGTCTTTTTGTCTCATTTCATGCATCCATATCTGGTTTTCAACAGGGTTGCCGCCCTCTCCTTTTCCTTGATACCACTCCTTTGAACTCAAAATACCAAGGGACATTGTTGACTGCAACATCTGCAGATGGTGACGATGGTATTTTTCCTGTAGCCTTTGCTGTGGTAGATGCTGAGACTGAGGACAACTGGCATTGGTTCCTACAGGAACTAAAATCTGCAGTGTCAACGTCTCAACAGATTACATTTATTGCAGATTTTCAGAATGGTTTGAATAAGTCATTGGCTGAGGTTTTTGATAATTGCTACCATAGCTATTGTTTGCGCCACCTTGCTGAGAAACTTAATAGAGATATAAAGGGGCAGTTTTCTCATGAAGCTAGAAGATTCATGATCAACGACTTGTATGCTGCTGCATACGCACCAAAATTTGAGGGTTTCCAGTGTTCTATCGAGAGCATAAAAGGCATTTCTCCTGATGCTTATGATTGGGTGACACAAAGTGAACCAGAGCACTGGGCCAATACATATTTTCCAGGAGCAAGGTATGACCACATGACATCAAACTTTGGACAACAGTTTTACAGTTGGGTGTCAGAGGCACATGAATTGCCAATAACACATATGGTGGATGTATTGCGAGGTAAGATGATGGAAACCATTTATACACGCCGTGTAGAGTCCAATCAGTGGCTAACGAAGTTAACACCATCTAAGGAGGATAAATTGCAAAAGGAAACTGCAATTGCCCGATCATTTCAAGTGTTACACTTACAGAGTAGTACTTTTGAGGTTCGAGGAGAATCTGCCGATATTGTTGATGTTGATCGTTGGGACTGTACCTGCAAGACATGGCATTTAACTGGCTTACCATGCTGCCATGCCATTGCTGTCCTTGAATGGATTGGTAGGAGCCCTTATGATTATTGCTCCAAGTACTTCACAACTGAAAGCTACCGCATGACATATTCCGAGTCGATTCAACCTGTGCCGAATGTTGACAGACCTATTCTAGATGAATCAACTCAGGAGTTAGTTACCGTAACCCCACCACCCACTAGACGCCCACCAGGCCGGCCAAAGATGAAACAGCCCGAATCAGCAGAGATAATTAAACGGTCACTCCAATGTAGCAAGTGCAAGGGCCTTGGCCACAATAAGAAGACATGCAAAGATTCCTAG